One genomic region from Ammospiza caudacuta isolate bAmmCau1 chromosome 1, bAmmCau1.pri, whole genome shotgun sequence encodes:
- the NKTR gene encoding NK-tumor recognition protein isoform X3 encodes MELSQLGFAGNDHREKCAIGRIMFQLFSDICPKTCKNFLCLCSGEKGIGKTTGKKLCYKGTTFHRVVKNFMIQGGDFSEGNGKGGESIYGGYFKDENFILKHDRAFLLSMANRGKHTNGSQFFITTKPAPHLDGVHVVFGLVISGFEVIEQIENLKTDTASRPYADVRVIDCGVLLTSSARDALEKKKKVCSDSEASESSSSASSSSESSSESEAENERSRRKKRKRRAKTKQSRKRRKEERKKEDPRCKRTSSQRRSLSDKSDGADKVDLSTKRDKPVVRPEEIPPVPENRFLLRRDVPVVNVEPEPKLLDAAPVLTDQKPSVSKSGRKIKGRGTIRYHTPPRSRSCSESDDEESSETPPHWKEEMQRLRTYRAPSGEKWSKGDKLSDPCSSRWDERSASRRSRSWSHNGYADLSTVRYSSHHKKHRKEKKKVKHKKKSKKQKHFKKHKQTKKKKTSASSDVESSHSFHRRTKSSCDRERKSRSSSLSSRRSSRRDWSKSDKEDQSLSSLSSRGSRSYYRSRSRSRSKSRSYSRRSSRSRSASKSSRSRSRSRSSSNPRQQKTVPNSPRNISARLNDTKLTKTAEPVRAVILPSDKVIVPPVVPENLPVIPLSDSPPPSRWKPGQKPWKPSYERIQEMKAKTTHLIPTQTNYNLVVVKEANTSSSYRKQERSSESERSAYSKGRSDRSSESWPRSRSRSSRSRSYSRSYSRSRSPSSSRTKSPSSGRSPSPSKYRSDRSGYSESTSDYSLSDEDRHRSKRKSTSSDPKARGLKLRQETSSDSTLPYKHPKDYDESSQGLKESDSLSSSDLSSDSERSAKAKAVQEKESCFPLEGDAEKQDKNSLSCERGEEKGKGERDSDHSKKKAAKEKCSEQPRGGAKTKRKSYSGSKWDSESNSERGETKHNRGDSRPSSGKEEGEATSGSDTELSVTKRIKKPSNSSEGFLGSDCTWKTSKQLSSSESESSCSSSADTRGKLKKHKHGLKKTPKKSHSKKAKEKLKGKKEKKHKVQKRKEMFHWQPPLEFGEEEDDEINEKPVTKDDKKEKQLSRDIKDKKQVYEKDEIVTDKMGNGEKSCVNENLLDKNTTCGASPDRSNLNKEPIETSTSTGILNSGINVAACKSEIKQAEENNQNGLEDVIQTDDNMEICTPDRNSPGKVDVDVLSPVILTAKPLSAGVKKELQVETPEQDAVKLGNNLRDFTNIKEEKEMGRQENNFAPVSGAKDCSLKSEISENTPSNVIDNKWKPLQGAGNLKLATISTTTEVKNVASAPEPKPAGLRIEIKAKNKVRPGSLFDEVRKTARLNRRPRNQESSSEEESPSRDDNSPSRSLSRSRSKSESKSRHRTRSMSYSHSRSRSRSSTYSYRSRSYSRSRSRGWYSRDRSRSRSSSYHSYKSRSRSYSRSRSRSSSYGHHSRSRSYTYDSYYSRSRSRSKRSDSYRRSRSYDRRSRSYGSDSDSDRSYSNNRSPSESSRYS; translated from the exons ATGAAAACTTTATTCTCAAACATGACAGAGCGTTCCTTTTGTCAATGGCAAACCGAGGGAAACATACCAATGGTTCCCAATTTTTCAT AACAACAAAACCTGCTCCTCATCTCGATGG TGTGCACGTTGTCTTTGGGCTGGTCATTTCTGGGTTTGAGGTCATAGAACAGATAGAAAATCTCAAAACCGACACGGCCAGCAGGCCCTACGCAGACGTGCGAGTCATTGACTGCGGGGTGCTGCTCACCAGCTCAGCCAGGGATG CtttggagaagaagaagaaagtttGCTCTGACTCAGAAGCCTCAGAGTCCTCTTCCAGTGCATCCAGCTCTTCAGAATCCTCCTCTGAGAGTGAGGCTGAGAAtgaaaggagcaggaggaaaaagaggaaaagaagagcTAAAACCAAACAGTCCAGGAAAcgaaggaaggaggagaggaagaaggaggaTCCAAGGTGCAAGCGAACCTCAAGCCAAAGACG cagccttTCTGACAAGAGCGATGGCGCAGACAAAGTCGACCTTAGCACCAAGCGGGACAAGCCCGTGGTACGTCCTGAGGAAATCCCCCCAGTGcctgaaaatagatttttgctCAGAAGAGATGTGCCTGTTGTCAATGTAGAGCCTGAACC gAAGCTTCTTGATGCTGCACCAGTTCTGACTgaccagaaaccatcagtgtctAAATCGGGACGAAAAATTAAAGGAAGAGGCACAATA CGCTATCACACCCCGCCGCGGTCGCGCTCCTGCTCCGAGTCGGACGATGAGGAGAGCAgcgagacccctccccactgGAAGGAGGAGATGCAGAGGCTGCGGACGTACCGAGCCCCCAGCGGCGAGAAGTGGAGCAAAGGAGACAA gcTGAGTGACCCCTGTAGCAGCAGATGGGATGAGAGAAGTGCATCCCGGAGATCCAGGTCTTGGTCCCATAACGGTTATGCTGATCTGAGCACTGTGAGATACTCCAGCCATCACAAGAAGcacaggaaagagaagaagaaggtgaagcataaaaagaaatctaaaaagcagaaacatttcAAGAAGcacaagcaaacaaagaaaaagaaaacatcagcCTCATCAGATGTAGAATCCTCTCATTCCTTCCACAGGAGGACAAAATCATCTTGTGATCGTGAGAGGAAATCTCGTTCTTCCTCATTGTCTTCCAGGCGCTCATCCAGGAGGGACTGGTCTAAATCTGATAAGGAAGACCAGAGCTTGTCATCTTTATCAAGCAGAGGGTCTCGATCATACTACAGGTCCAGATCCAGGTCTAGATCTAAATCAAGGTCTTACTCCAGAAGAAGTTCTAGATCAAGATCAGCCTCTAAATCGTCACGATCTCGAAGTAGGTCGCGGTCAAGTTCTAACCCCAGGCAGCAAAAGACTGTTCCCAATTCTCCACGGAATATTTCAGCACGGTTAAATGACACTAAGCTGACCAAGACTGCTGAGCCTGTCCGAGCAGTGATCCTGCCCAGTGACAAAGTTATCGTGCCACCAGTTGTCCCAGAAAACCTCCCTGTCATACCCTTAAGTGACAGTCCCCCACCTTCAAGGTGGAAACCTGGGCAGAAACCTTGGAAGCCATCGTATGAGCGAATTCAGGAAATGAAAGCTAAAACAACCCACTTAATTCCCACCCAAACTAATTACAATTTAGTGGTGGTTAAGGAGGCCAACACTTCTTCCTCCTACCGCaagcaggagaggagctccGAGAGCGAGCGGAGCGCTTATTCCAAAGGCCGCAGCGACAGGAGCTCGGAGAGCTGGCCCAGGTCCAGGAGCAGATCCTCTCGAAGCCGCTCCTACTCAAGATCTTACTCAAGGTCTAGAAGCCCATCGAGCTCCAGGACAAAATCTCCTTCCTCTGGCAGGTCACCGTCCCCCAGTAAATACCGCAGTGACAGGTCGGGGTACAGCGAGTCCACGTCTGACTATTCCCTCAGCGATGAGGACAGGCACAGGAGCAAAAGGAAATCCACATCCAGCGATCCCAAAGCTCGGGGCCTCAAACTGAGGCAGGAAACGAGCTCTGATAGCACTTTGCCTTACAAGCATCCAAAGGACTACGATGAGTCTTCCCAAGGGTTGAAGGAGAGTGACAGTTTGTCATCCTCAGACTTGTCCTCCGACAGCGAGCGCTCTGCCAAAGCCAAAGCGgtccaagaaaaagaaagctgctTTCCTTTAGAAGGGGATGCtgaaaaacaggataaaaataGCTTAAGTTGTGagagaggggaggagaaaggCAAGGGTGAGCGGGATTCTGATCACTCCAAAAAGAAAGCAGCCAAGGAGAaatgctcagagcagcccagaggTGGTGCAAAAACAAAACGCAAATCCTACTCAGGTAGCAAATGGGACTCAGAGTCCAACTCTGAAAGAGGAGAGACAAAGCATAACAGGGGGGATTCCAGACCCTCCTCTGGGAAAGAAGAAGGAGAGGCCACCTCAGGGTCTGACACAGAGCTTAGTGTTACcaaaaggataaaaaaaccATCCAATTCCTCAGAGGGCTTTTTGGGTTCTGACTGCACGTGGAAGACAAGCAAACAGTTGTCATCTTCTGAGTCTGAGAGTTCTTGTTCCAGCTCAGCAGACACTCGAGGCAAGTTGAAAAAACACAAACATGGCTTGAAAAAGACTCCTaaaaaatcacattccaaaaaagcaaaagaaaaattgaaaggtaaaaaggagaaaaaacacaaagtccagaaaagaaaagaaatgtttcattgGCAGCCCCCCCTTGAGTTTGGGGAAGAAGAGGATGATGAGATAAATGAAAAGCCGGTTACCAAGgatgataaaaaagaaaagcagcttaGCAGGGACATAAAGGATAAAAAACAAGTTTATGAAAAGGATGAAATAGTCACAGATAAAATGGGAAATGGTGAAAAGTCGTGTGTGAATGAAAACCTTTTAGATAAAAACACCACATGTGGGGCCTCGCCAGATCGCAGCAACCTTAATAAAGAGCCCATTGAAACAAGCACTTCAACTGGTATTTTAAACTCAGGAATAAATGTGGCTGCCTGCAAGAGTGAGATTAAACAAGCTGAAGAAAATAACCAGAATGGGCTGGAAGATGTCATTCAGACAGATGACAACATGGAGATTTGTACTCCGGATCGTAACTCGCCGGGGAAGGTGGATGTGGATGTTTTGTCTCCTGTCATTCTCACTGCTAAACCTTTAAGTGCTGGTGTAAAAAAAGAGTTACAGGTTGAGACCCCTGAGCAAGATGCTGTCAAACTGGGAAACAACTTAAGAGACTTTACTaatattaaagaagaaaaagaaatgggaagGCAAGAAAATAACTTTGCCCCTGTGTCTGGTGCTAAAGACTGTagtttaaaaagtgaaatttctgaaaatacacCAAGCAATGTGATAGACAATAAATGGAAGCCTTTGCAAGGTGCTGGTAACTTAAAACTAGCAACAATCAGTACGACAACAGAGGTCAAAAATGTAGCATCAGCACCAGAGCCTAAACCAGCAGGTTTAAGAattgaaataaaagcaaaaaataaagtaaGGCCTGGGTCTCTCTTTGATGAAGTGAGGAAAACAGCTCGGCTAAATCGTCGGCCAAGGAACCAAGAAAGTTCCAGTGAGGAGGAATCTCCGAGCAGAGATGACAACAGCCCTTCCAGGAGCCTCAGCAGGTCACGAAGCAAATCTGAGTCTAAATCCAGACACAGAACCAGGTCCATGTCCTACAGTCACTCGAGAAGTCGATCCCGAAGTTCTACATATTCATACAG GTCCAGGAGTTACTCGAGGAGCCGGAGCCGGGGCTGGTACAGCCGGGATcgctccaggagccggagcaGTTCCTACCACAGCTACAAGAGCCGTAG CCGGAGCTACAGCAGGAGCCGATCCAGGAGCAGTTCCTATGGGCACCACAGTCGGTCCAG GTCCTACACCTATGACAGTTACTACAGCAGGAGTCGGAGCAGGAGCAAGAGGAGCGACAGCTACCGGAGATCTCGGAGCTACGACCGGAGATCCAG
- the NKTR gene encoding NK-tumor recognition protein isoform X5, whose protein sequence is MELSQLGFAGNDHREKCAIGRIMFQLFSDICPKTCKNFLCLCSGEKGIGKTTGKKLCYKGTTFHRVVKNFMIQGGDFSEGNGKGGESIYGGYFKDENFILKHDRAFLLSMANRGKHTNGSQFFITTKPAPHLDGVHVVFGLVISGFEVIEQIENLKTDTASRPYADVRVIDCGVLLTSSARDALEKKKKVCSDSEASESSSSASSSSESSSESEAENERSRRKKRKRRAKTKQSRKRRKEERKKEDPSSLSDKSDGADKVDLSTKRDKPVVRPEEIPPVPENRFLLRRDVPVVNVEPEPKLLDAAPVLTDQKPSVSKSGRKIKGRGTIRYHTPPRSRSCSESDDEESSETPPHWKEEMQRLRTYRAPSGEKWSKGDKLSDPCSSRWDERSASRRSRSWSHNGYADLSTVRYSSHHKKHRKEKKKVKHKKKSKKQKHFKKHKQTKKKKTSASSDVESSHSFHRRTKSSCDRERKSRSSSLSSRRSSRRDWSKSDKEDQSLSSLSSRGSRSYYRSRSRSRSKSRSYSRRSSRSRSASKSSRSRSRSRSSSNPRQQKTVPNSPRNISARLNDTKLTKTAEPVRAVILPSDKVIVPPVVPENLPVIPLSDSPPPSRWKPGQKPWKPSYERIQEMKAKTTHLIPTQTNYNLVVVKEANTSSSYRKQERSSESERSAYSKGRSDRSSESWPRSRSRSSRSRSYSRSYSRSRSPSSSRTKSPSSGRSPSPSKYRSDRSGYSESTSDYSLSDEDRHRSKRKSTSSDPKARGLKLRQETSSDSTLPYKHPKDYDESSQGLKESDSLSSSDLSSDSERSAKAKAVQEKESCFPLEGDAEKQDKNSLSCERGEEKGKGERDSDHSKKKAAKEKCSEQPRGGAKTKRKSYSGSKWDSESNSERGETKHNRGDSRPSSGKEEGEATSGSDTELSVTKRIKKPSNSSEGFLGSDCTWKTSKQLSSSESESSCSSSADTRGKLKKHKHGLKKTPKKSHSKKAKEKLKGKKEKKHKVQKRKEMFHWQPPLEFGEEEDDEINEKPVTKDDKKEKQLSRDIKDKKQVYEKDEIVTDKMGNGEKSCVNENLLDKNTTCGASPDRSNLNKEPIETSTSTGILNSGINVAACKSEIKQAEENNQNGLEDVIQTDDNMEICTPDRNSPGKVDVDVLSPVILTAKPLSAGVKKELQVETPEQDAVKLGNNLRDFTNIKEEKEMGRQENNFAPVSGAKDCSLKSEISENTPSNVIDNKWKPLQGAGNLKLATISTTTEVKNVASAPEPKPAGLRIEIKAKNKVRPGSLFDEVRKTARLNRRPRNQESSSEEESPSRDDNSPSRSLSRSRSKSESKSRHRTRSMSYSHSRSRSRSSTYSYRSRSYSRSRSRGWYSRDRSRSRSSSYHSYKSRSRSYSRSRSRSSSYGHHSRSSRSYTYDSYYSRSRSRSKRSDSYRRSRSYDRRSRSYGSDSDSDRSYSNNRSPSESSRYS, encoded by the exons ATGAAAACTTTATTCTCAAACATGACAGAGCGTTCCTTTTGTCAATGGCAAACCGAGGGAAACATACCAATGGTTCCCAATTTTTCAT AACAACAAAACCTGCTCCTCATCTCGATGG TGTGCACGTTGTCTTTGGGCTGGTCATTTCTGGGTTTGAGGTCATAGAACAGATAGAAAATCTCAAAACCGACACGGCCAGCAGGCCCTACGCAGACGTGCGAGTCATTGACTGCGGGGTGCTGCTCACCAGCTCAGCCAGGGATG CtttggagaagaagaagaaagtttGCTCTGACTCAGAAGCCTCAGAGTCCTCTTCCAGTGCATCCAGCTCTTCAGAATCCTCCTCTGAGAGTGAGGCTGAGAAtgaaaggagcaggaggaaaaagaggaaaagaagagcTAAAACCAAACAGTCCAGGAAAcgaaggaaggaggagaggaagaaggaggaTCCAAG cagccttTCTGACAAGAGCGATGGCGCAGACAAAGTCGACCTTAGCACCAAGCGGGACAAGCCCGTGGTACGTCCTGAGGAAATCCCCCCAGTGcctgaaaatagatttttgctCAGAAGAGATGTGCCTGTTGTCAATGTAGAGCCTGAACC gAAGCTTCTTGATGCTGCACCAGTTCTGACTgaccagaaaccatcagtgtctAAATCGGGACGAAAAATTAAAGGAAGAGGCACAATA CGCTATCACACCCCGCCGCGGTCGCGCTCCTGCTCCGAGTCGGACGATGAGGAGAGCAgcgagacccctccccactgGAAGGAGGAGATGCAGAGGCTGCGGACGTACCGAGCCCCCAGCGGCGAGAAGTGGAGCAAAGGAGACAA gcTGAGTGACCCCTGTAGCAGCAGATGGGATGAGAGAAGTGCATCCCGGAGATCCAGGTCTTGGTCCCATAACGGTTATGCTGATCTGAGCACTGTGAGATACTCCAGCCATCACAAGAAGcacaggaaagagaagaagaaggtgaagcataaaaagaaatctaaaaagcagaaacatttcAAGAAGcacaagcaaacaaagaaaaagaaaacatcagcCTCATCAGATGTAGAATCCTCTCATTCCTTCCACAGGAGGACAAAATCATCTTGTGATCGTGAGAGGAAATCTCGTTCTTCCTCATTGTCTTCCAGGCGCTCATCCAGGAGGGACTGGTCTAAATCTGATAAGGAAGACCAGAGCTTGTCATCTTTATCAAGCAGAGGGTCTCGATCATACTACAGGTCCAGATCCAGGTCTAGATCTAAATCAAGGTCTTACTCCAGAAGAAGTTCTAGATCAAGATCAGCCTCTAAATCGTCACGATCTCGAAGTAGGTCGCGGTCAAGTTCTAACCCCAGGCAGCAAAAGACTGTTCCCAATTCTCCACGGAATATTTCAGCACGGTTAAATGACACTAAGCTGACCAAGACTGCTGAGCCTGTCCGAGCAGTGATCCTGCCCAGTGACAAAGTTATCGTGCCACCAGTTGTCCCAGAAAACCTCCCTGTCATACCCTTAAGTGACAGTCCCCCACCTTCAAGGTGGAAACCTGGGCAGAAACCTTGGAAGCCATCGTATGAGCGAATTCAGGAAATGAAAGCTAAAACAACCCACTTAATTCCCACCCAAACTAATTACAATTTAGTGGTGGTTAAGGAGGCCAACACTTCTTCCTCCTACCGCaagcaggagaggagctccGAGAGCGAGCGGAGCGCTTATTCCAAAGGCCGCAGCGACAGGAGCTCGGAGAGCTGGCCCAGGTCCAGGAGCAGATCCTCTCGAAGCCGCTCCTACTCAAGATCTTACTCAAGGTCTAGAAGCCCATCGAGCTCCAGGACAAAATCTCCTTCCTCTGGCAGGTCACCGTCCCCCAGTAAATACCGCAGTGACAGGTCGGGGTACAGCGAGTCCACGTCTGACTATTCCCTCAGCGATGAGGACAGGCACAGGAGCAAAAGGAAATCCACATCCAGCGATCCCAAAGCTCGGGGCCTCAAACTGAGGCAGGAAACGAGCTCTGATAGCACTTTGCCTTACAAGCATCCAAAGGACTACGATGAGTCTTCCCAAGGGTTGAAGGAGAGTGACAGTTTGTCATCCTCAGACTTGTCCTCCGACAGCGAGCGCTCTGCCAAAGCCAAAGCGgtccaagaaaaagaaagctgctTTCCTTTAGAAGGGGATGCtgaaaaacaggataaaaataGCTTAAGTTGTGagagaggggaggagaaaggCAAGGGTGAGCGGGATTCTGATCACTCCAAAAAGAAAGCAGCCAAGGAGAaatgctcagagcagcccagaggTGGTGCAAAAACAAAACGCAAATCCTACTCAGGTAGCAAATGGGACTCAGAGTCCAACTCTGAAAGAGGAGAGACAAAGCATAACAGGGGGGATTCCAGACCCTCCTCTGGGAAAGAAGAAGGAGAGGCCACCTCAGGGTCTGACACAGAGCTTAGTGTTACcaaaaggataaaaaaaccATCCAATTCCTCAGAGGGCTTTTTGGGTTCTGACTGCACGTGGAAGACAAGCAAACAGTTGTCATCTTCTGAGTCTGAGAGTTCTTGTTCCAGCTCAGCAGACACTCGAGGCAAGTTGAAAAAACACAAACATGGCTTGAAAAAGACTCCTaaaaaatcacattccaaaaaagcaaaagaaaaattgaaaggtaaaaaggagaaaaaacacaaagtccagaaaagaaaagaaatgtttcattgGCAGCCCCCCCTTGAGTTTGGGGAAGAAGAGGATGATGAGATAAATGAAAAGCCGGTTACCAAGgatgataaaaaagaaaagcagcttaGCAGGGACATAAAGGATAAAAAACAAGTTTATGAAAAGGATGAAATAGTCACAGATAAAATGGGAAATGGTGAAAAGTCGTGTGTGAATGAAAACCTTTTAGATAAAAACACCACATGTGGGGCCTCGCCAGATCGCAGCAACCTTAATAAAGAGCCCATTGAAACAAGCACTTCAACTGGTATTTTAAACTCAGGAATAAATGTGGCTGCCTGCAAGAGTGAGATTAAACAAGCTGAAGAAAATAACCAGAATGGGCTGGAAGATGTCATTCAGACAGATGACAACATGGAGATTTGTACTCCGGATCGTAACTCGCCGGGGAAGGTGGATGTGGATGTTTTGTCTCCTGTCATTCTCACTGCTAAACCTTTAAGTGCTGGTGTAAAAAAAGAGTTACAGGTTGAGACCCCTGAGCAAGATGCTGTCAAACTGGGAAACAACTTAAGAGACTTTACTaatattaaagaagaaaaagaaatgggaagGCAAGAAAATAACTTTGCCCCTGTGTCTGGTGCTAAAGACTGTagtttaaaaagtgaaatttctgaaaatacacCAAGCAATGTGATAGACAATAAATGGAAGCCTTTGCAAGGTGCTGGTAACTTAAAACTAGCAACAATCAGTACGACAACAGAGGTCAAAAATGTAGCATCAGCACCAGAGCCTAAACCAGCAGGTTTAAGAattgaaataaaagcaaaaaataaagtaaGGCCTGGGTCTCTCTTTGATGAAGTGAGGAAAACAGCTCGGCTAAATCGTCGGCCAAGGAACCAAGAAAGTTCCAGTGAGGAGGAATCTCCGAGCAGAGATGACAACAGCCCTTCCAGGAGCCTCAGCAGGTCACGAAGCAAATCTGAGTCTAAATCCAGACACAGAACCAGGTCCATGTCCTACAGTCACTCGAGAAGTCGATCCCGAAGTTCTACATATTCATACAG GTCCAGGAGTTACTCGAGGAGCCGGAGCCGGGGCTGGTACAGCCGGGATcgctccaggagccggagcaGTTCCTACCACAGCTACAAGAGCCGTAG CCGGAGCTACAGCAGGAGCCGATCCAGGAGCAGTTCCTATGGGCACCACAGTCGGTCCAG CAGGTCCTACACCTATGACAGTTACTACAGCAGGAGTCGGAGCAGGAGCAAGAGGAGCGACAGCTACCGGAGATCTCGGAGCTACGACCGGAGATCCAG